A window of the Bacteroidales bacterium genome harbors these coding sequences:
- a CDS encoding FISUMP domain-containing protein, with translation MNRHLPGAILLMMAILILPGQNRAALSDAIPSAEFTEYSFLTPDVPSPPEESEVLCADVNEDGVVNVLDIIFMVNYIMGNDPHPFNEDVADVNADGWINVLDIISMVNIIMQVPGIPCSCVAPVLYEGQTYSTVQIGDQCWLRENLNVGTMINSTSAGYQQQDNGIIEKYCFGNNEENCAIYGGLYEWPEAMQYVSDEGAQGICPPGWHLPSDGEWSNLNVFLGGSAVAGGKMKSTGTIEAGTGLWHTPNAGATNESGFTGFPGGYRDAGGVDFGLLGTYGFFWSSTQSGTNSAWLRYLATDDATLYRVDNSFDNEWSGYSVRCIKGCWPEPTQSDAGPDQLDIQGTSVMLAGNTPEYGTGLWEVLNGTGGTINDPSSPSSQFQGAAGSEYTLSWTITTACGSSSDQVVISFISGGGFSCGDPLVDERDGQSYATVPIDFMCWMAENLNVGTMIASTSGGQLQTNNQMIEKYCYDDDPANCITYGGLYEWNEAMQYLTTPGAQGICPVGWHIPTEGEYDMLANELGGEAVAGGKMKSTGTIEDGTGLWYEPNVGATNSSGFTGLPHGYRDAGDGSTWSLGYYGDYWTSSQYDADNAWYRALENDWADLDHSDYDKNGGSAIRCIKSCSPSPTPANAGPDQHGLPGTSTSLAGNTPVEGTGMWQIISGDGGTLADPTNPTSGFQGQPCTIYTLSWSITTVCGTSSDLVAISFAQEGTFTCGDLLEDCRDGQFYATVQIGDQCWMAQNLNTGTMIYSNDGGQLQTDNQVIEKFCYDNNPANCDTYGGLYEWYEAMQYQTAEGVQGVCSYGWHFPTDGEFTELTDYLGGEAVAGGAMKATGTIEQGTGLWHEPNTAATNFSGFTALPSGYQDHWDGIFVDLGYYGEYWTSTQYDSDYAYYRGLFNDGAEVYRSDWYKEGGSGIRCIRDCTPQPTQANAGPDQILMGVTSTALQGNIPIFGLGEWEIVEGYGGIISNPANPFSTFQGQADVFYVLSWTITTICGSSTDRVSIYFSSCTNEINEYTYEDLTDPYAYEYDSWTDIGWADISVPTNENIVVSCILVTAAQICSDEWPDEVYLFLKSPAGTTVQIWQGFADNGCTNDFTFTTDAFDGETSGGQWLLYFEDLYGDGGGTCVGAKLYVGH, from the coding sequence ATGAACCGACATCTGCCTGGCGCCATCCTATTGATGATGGCTATCCTGATTTTACCCGGCCAGAACAGGGCCGCATTATCTGATGCAATTCCATCAGCTGAATTCACGGAATATTCTTTTTTAACACCTGACGTTCCATCCCCTCCGGAGGAAAGTGAAGTGTTGTGCGCAGATGTTAACGAAGATGGGGTAGTCAATGTGCTGGATATCATTTTTATGGTGAACTATATCATGGGAAACGATCCTCATCCATTCAACGAGGACGTCGCTGATGTGAATGCTGATGGATGGATCAACGTATTGGATATCATTTCAATGGTGAATATCATCATGCAGGTGCCGGGTATTCCCTGCAGCTGTGTTGCACCGGTTCTCTATGAAGGTCAGACCTATAGTACGGTCCAGATCGGTGACCAGTGCTGGCTCAGGGAGAACCTGAACGTGGGCACGATGATCAACAGCACCTCAGCTGGGTATCAGCAACAAGACAATGGCATCATTGAAAAGTACTGTTTCGGAAACAATGAGGAGAACTGCGCAATATATGGCGGTTTATACGAATGGCCGGAAGCAATGCAGTATGTTTCCGATGAAGGGGCTCAGGGTATTTGTCCTCCCGGGTGGCATCTCCCATCAGATGGTGAATGGTCTAATCTGAATGTGTTTTTAGGAGGCTCAGCAGTTGCCGGCGGAAAAATGAAATCCACCGGCACGATTGAAGCGGGCACGGGCCTGTGGCACACTCCCAATGCAGGTGCAACCAATGAAAGTGGATTCACGGGGTTTCCAGGGGGATACCGGGATGCTGGCGGTGTCGATTTTGGCCTCCTCGGAACCTATGGTTTCTTTTGGTCATCCACACAGTCAGGTACAAACAGCGCGTGGCTTCGGTATCTTGCCACCGACGATGCCACCCTGTACCGTGTCGACAACTCTTTTGATAACGAATGGAGTGGATATTCCGTACGCTGTATCAAGGGCTGCTGGCCTGAACCCACACAGTCGGATGCAGGACCTGACCAGCTTGATATCCAAGGCACTTCTGTTATGTTAGCAGGCAACACCCCTGAATATGGCACAGGTCTGTGGGAGGTGCTGAATGGAACAGGCGGCACGATCAATGACCCTTCAAGCCCCTCCAGCCAGTTCCAGGGTGCAGCAGGGAGTGAATATACGTTGTCGTGGACGATCACCACCGCATGCGGAAGTTCGTCCGACCAGGTGGTGATCAGCTTTATTTCCGGAGGGGGATTCTCCTGCGGCGATCCGCTGGTCGATGAACGCGACGGGCAATCCTACGCCACCGTCCCGATCGATTTTATGTGCTGGATGGCCGAAAACCTGAATGTAGGAACAATGATCGCCAGCACTTCAGGAGGTCAGTTGCAAACCAACAACCAGATGATCGAAAAGTACTGCTACGATGATGATCCGGCCAATTGTATTACCTACGGAGGACTGTATGAGTGGAACGAAGCCATGCAGTACCTGACAACGCCTGGAGCGCAGGGCATTTGCCCGGTTGGGTGGCACATCCCCACCGAAGGGGAGTATGATATGCTTGCCAATGAATTAGGCGGAGAAGCTGTGGCCGGAGGAAAAATGAAATCCACCGGAACAATAGAGGATGGGACAGGGCTGTGGTACGAGCCCAACGTGGGAGCTACCAATTCCAGCGGTTTTACGGGCCTGCCACATGGTTACCGCGACGCTGGCGACGGCAGCACCTGGTCGCTGGGATACTACGGCGACTACTGGACCTCCTCGCAGTACGATGCTGACAACGCCTGGTACCGTGCCCTGGAAAACGATTGGGCTGACCTGGATCACTCGGACTATGACAAGAATGGTGGTTCGGCCATAAGGTGCATCAAAAGTTGCTCACCCAGCCCCACACCGGCAAATGCCGGACCTGATCAGCATGGATTGCCCGGAACTTCTACCTCCCTGGCAGGCAACACCCCTGTTGAAGGTACAGGGATGTGGCAGATCATCAGCGGTGATGGAGGGACCCTGGCCGATCCCACCAACCCCACCAGCGGATTCCAGGGACAACCCTGCACGATCTATACCCTTTCCTGGTCCATCACCACGGTCTGCGGAACATCCTCCGACCTGGTGGCAATCAGCTTCGCCCAGGAAGGAACATTCACCTGCGGGGATCTGCTGGAAGATTGCCGCGACGGACAATTCTACGCCACGGTGCAGATCGGTGATCAATGCTGGATGGCCCAAAACCTGAACACCGGCACAATGATCTACAGCAATGACGGCGGACAACTGCAAACCGACAACCAGGTGATTGAAAAATTTTGCTACGACAATAATCCGGCCAACTGCGACACCTACGGCGGACTGTACGAATGGTATGAAGCCATGCAGTACCAGACTGCCGAGGGAGTGCAGGGCGTCTGTTCCTATGGCTGGCACTTTCCTACCGACGGAGAATTTACAGAGCTCACGGATTATCTGGGGGGAGAAGCAGTTGCCGGGGGTGCCATGAAAGCCACGGGCACTATTGAACAGGGAACGGGCCTCTGGCACGAACCCAACACTGCCGCCACCAACTTCAGCGGATTCACGGCGCTTCCATCCGGTTACCAGGATCACTGGGATGGCATTTTCGTTGATTTGGGATATTATGGCGAGTATTGGACATCAACGCAATATGATTCGGATTACGCCTATTACAGGGGGCTGTTCAATGACGGTGCAGAAGTGTACCGCTCTGACTGGTACAAAGAAGGCGGATCAGGAATCCGCTGCATCCGCGACTGCACCCCCCAGCCCACCCAGGCCAATGCCGGACCCGACCAGATCCTCATGGGCGTGACTTCCACTGCACTTCAAGGGAATATACCCATCTTCGGCTTAGGGGAATGGGAAATCGTTGAGGGATACGGGGGAATCATTTCAAACCCAGCTAATCCGTTCAGTACCTTCCAGGGCCAGGCAGATGTTTTCTATGTCCTTTCCTGGACGATCACTACCATCTGCGGTAGCTCAACAGACCGGGTGAGCATTTACTTCAGCAGCTGCACGAACGAAATCAATGAATATACCTATGAGGATCTCACCGATCCATATGCGTACGAATATGACTCCTGGACCGACATCGGCTGGGCAGATATTTCAGTGCCCACCAATGAAAATATCGTGGTTAGTTGTATCCTGGTCACCGCTGCACAGATCTGCTCCGATGAATGGCCGGATGAGGTTTATCTGTTCCTGAAATCACCTGCCGGCACCACTGTGCAGATCTGGCAGGGATTTGCTGATAATGGCTGCACGAACGACTTCACCTTCACCACCGATGCCTTTGACGGAGAGACTTCCGGAGGTCAATGGCTGCTATATTTCGAGGACCTCTACGGTGACGGAGGAGGAACCTGTGTCGGAGCAAAGCTGTATGTCGGGCACTGA
- a CDS encoding cold shock domain-containing protein, whose translation MAKGKVKWYNEAKGFGFIESEEGGDVFVHRTSIVGGTDQLQPDQVVTFDVKQDEKGPVAINVKPVN comes from the coding sequence ATGGCAAAAGGAAAAGTAAAATGGTACAATGAAGCCAAAGGTTTCGGCTTTATTGAATCGGAAGAGGGCGGAGATGTATTTGTTCACCGCACAAGTATCGTGGGTGGAACTGATCAGCTGCAGCCCGATCAGGTTGTTACCTTCGACGTTAAGCAGGATGAGAAAGGTCCGGTGGCCATCAATGTAAAACCAGTGAATTGA
- a CDS encoding efflux RND transporter periplasmic adaptor subunit, giving the protein MKKVLKIALLVILLSAFIGTIWFLYNKSRAETVVYETAKPFVTNIIKKTVATGSVVPRNEIVIKPKVSGIIDEIYIEAGEYVKTGDVIARIRIIPNMVSLNSAESRLTRAKITLDNAKRNYDRQKQLFDQQVISKNDFERFELDYMNAMEELESAENNLQLIRDGQTRDSNRESNTLVRSTISGMVLDVPVEVGSSVIESNTFNDGTAIATVADMGEMIFKGNIDETEVGKISEGMKLILTIGAIDQHNFNAVLEHISPKGVEENGAIQFEIRAAVELSEAAFIRAGYSANADIVLDRKDSVLAIQESLLQFDRDTAFVEVETGPQKFERRNIKTGLSDGINIEILDGLSKDDQIKMNNGTSGSSAK; this is encoded by the coding sequence ATGAAAAAAGTACTGAAAATAGCACTTCTTGTGATCCTCCTGTCCGCTTTCATCGGGACCATCTGGTTTCTTTACAACAAGTCCAGGGCAGAAACCGTCGTATATGAGACTGCGAAGCCCTTTGTGACCAACATCATCAAAAAGACGGTGGCCACAGGCTCGGTGGTGCCCAGGAATGAGATTGTCATCAAGCCAAAGGTATCCGGAATCATTGATGAGATTTATATTGAGGCAGGAGAATACGTCAAGACTGGTGATGTCATCGCCCGGATCAGGATCATTCCCAACATGGTCAGTTTGAACAGTGCTGAATCGAGGCTGACCAGAGCGAAGATTACGCTGGACAATGCAAAGAGGAATTATGATCGCCAGAAGCAACTTTTCGATCAGCAGGTGATCTCGAAAAATGATTTTGAGCGTTTTGAGCTGGATTACATGAATGCCATGGAGGAGCTGGAGAGCGCCGAAAACAACCTGCAGCTGATCCGTGACGGGCAGACCAGGGATTCCAACAGGGAATCCAATACGCTCGTGCGGTCAACCATTTCGGGTATGGTGCTCGATGTGCCGGTGGAAGTGGGAAGTTCGGTCATTGAAAGCAATACGTTCAATGATGGTACGGCTATCGCCACGGTGGCGGATATGGGTGAGATGATCTTCAAGGGTAACATTGACGAAACCGAAGTGGGCAAGATCAGCGAGGGGATGAAGCTGATCCTGACCATTGGAGCCATTGACCAGCATAACTTTAATGCCGTGCTGGAACATATTTCACCCAAAGGGGTGGAGGAAAACGGCGCCATTCAGTTTGAGATCCGGGCGGCAGTGGAGCTCAGTGAAGCCGCATTTATCCGGGCGGGATACAGTGCCAATGCCGACATCGTTCTCGACCGAAAGGACAGTGTTTTGGCCATCCAGGAAAGCCTCCTGCAATTTGACCGGGACACTGCTTTTGTGGAGGTGGAGACCGGACCTCAGAAATTTGAACGAAGAAACATTAAAACCGGCCTTTCCGACGGGATCAACATTGAGATCCTGGATGGCCTGTCGAAAGACGATCAGATCAAAATGAACAATGGCACCTCGGGCAGTTCGGCCAAATAA
- a CDS encoding ABC transporter permease produces MFDADRWNEIFYTLKKNKLRTFFTAFGVFWGIFMLVIMMGSGNGLRNAILADFGNMATNSVFMWTQRTTMPYKGFQRGRYFNFRNNDTRALKEKIPEIDLVAPRIQAWGGGGANNVIRNDRTSSFTIFGDYPEIQRIDPLNLLEGRFINHLDIDQRRKVAVIGAKVKNDLFEPGEDPIGEYLKIQGVYFQVVGVFESKKSDQQAERENQVIFLPFTSLQQTYNYGDIVGWYAFTSHRDVPASVVEAKAKKLLAERHGIHPEDQRAIGSFNLEKEFNKMTGLFTGIHILIWIVGAGTLFAGVVGVSNIMLIVVRERTKEIGIQRAIGATPWNIMIQVIIESVILTTAAGYIGLVVGVGILEGVNVAMAKTGTSSNMFRNPEIDFQMAMVALAILVLSGVIAGLIPARRAVSIKPIDAIRFEY; encoded by the coding sequence ATGTTCGACGCAGACCGCTGGAATGAGATCTTTTACACCCTGAAGAAGAACAAACTTCGTACGTTCTTTACAGCGTTCGGAGTCTTCTGGGGAATCTTCATGCTGGTCATCATGATGGGCAGCGGTAACGGATTGCGGAATGCTATCCTGGCCGACTTCGGCAATATGGCCACCAACAGCGTCTTTATGTGGACCCAACGGACGACCATGCCGTATAAGGGATTTCAGCGGGGCCGGTATTTCAATTTCAGGAACAACGATACCCGGGCGTTGAAAGAAAAGATTCCTGAAATCGATCTGGTTGCACCACGCATCCAGGCCTGGGGAGGGGGAGGGGCCAACAATGTCATCCGGAACGACCGGACATCCTCATTCACCATCTTCGGCGACTATCCTGAAATACAACGCATAGATCCCCTTAACCTGCTCGAGGGGCGGTTCATCAATCATCTGGATATTGACCAGCGCCGGAAAGTGGCCGTGATCGGTGCAAAAGTCAAAAATGACCTGTTTGAACCCGGTGAAGATCCCATTGGTGAGTACCTGAAGATCCAGGGAGTTTATTTCCAGGTTGTGGGCGTGTTTGAATCCAAAAAATCGGACCAGCAGGCTGAACGGGAGAACCAGGTCATCTTTTTACCCTTCACATCCCTGCAACAGACATACAATTATGGTGACATCGTGGGATGGTACGCTTTTACTTCCCATCGCGATGTTCCGGCTTCCGTTGTTGAAGCCAAAGCCAAGAAATTGCTGGCAGAGCGGCACGGCATTCACCCGGAAGACCAGCGGGCCATCGGATCGTTCAACCTTGAAAAGGAATTCAACAAGATGACAGGACTGTTCACCGGGATACACATTCTGATCTGGATCGTCGGAGCCGGGACACTGTTTGCCGGTGTGGTCGGCGTTTCGAACATCATGCTCATTGTGGTGCGGGAACGAACGAAAGAGATTGGCATCCAGCGTGCTATCGGCGCTACGCCCTGGAACATCATGATCCAGGTAATCATCGAATCCGTGATCCTGACAACGGCAGCGGGCTATATTGGCCTCGTGGTGGGGGTTGGCATCCTCGAGGGGGTGAACGTTGCAATGGCAAAAACAGGGACCAGCAGCAACATGTTCAGGAATCCGGAGATTGATTTCCAGATGGCGATGGTTGCCCTGGCCATCCTCGTTTTATCCGGAGTGATCGCCGGATTGATACCGGCACGGCGCGCAGTCAGTATTAAACCCATTGATGCAATTCGCTTTGAATATTAA
- a CDS encoding ABC transporter permease encodes MFDADKWQEIFSTISRNKLRTFLTGFSVAWGIFMLIILLGSGQGLENGVKEQFRDDATNSIWVNQGTTSMAYKGLKPGRNIQFANEDHSIIRDLPYVEHAAGRFNIWENTTVSYKNRYATYDIIATHPDYAYLEKLEVKVGRYLNELDIKEFRKSVALGEVVERELFKGEPAVDQYIMVAGIPFKVVGVFTDPGGDRDLNRVYIPISTAQRVFNRGNKINQISLTVSDVTIEQSKQTVETIRRELSKRHTIHPDDKRALFIWNTLEEYKKFLSLFAGIRMFIWIIGIGTLIAGIVGVSNIMIVVVNERTKEVGIRKSLGATPGSIIGLILQESILITAFAGYFGLIAGVGLLEIVSPYFADGDNFFRNPEVDLRVALVATGILVLAGALAGLIPARKAAAIKPIEALRNE; translated from the coding sequence ATGTTTGATGCAGACAAATGGCAGGAGATCTTCAGCACGATCAGCAGGAACAAACTCCGTACATTCCTGACAGGCTTCAGTGTTGCCTGGGGAATCTTCATGCTGATCATTCTGCTGGGTTCCGGTCAGGGACTGGAGAACGGGGTGAAGGAACAGTTCAGGGATGATGCCACCAACAGCATCTGGGTCAATCAGGGAACCACCTCCATGGCCTATAAGGGGCTGAAGCCGGGAAGGAACATTCAGTTTGCCAACGAAGATCATTCCATCATCCGGGATTTGCCCTATGTGGAGCACGCTGCCGGACGGTTTAACATCTGGGAAAATACGACCGTCAGTTATAAAAACCGGTATGCAACCTATGACATCATTGCGACCCACCCTGATTATGCCTACCTGGAAAAGCTGGAGGTGAAAGTTGGGAGATATCTGAATGAGCTTGATATAAAAGAGTTCCGCAAATCCGTGGCCCTGGGTGAGGTGGTGGAACGGGAACTTTTCAAAGGGGAGCCGGCAGTGGATCAGTATATCATGGTGGCCGGCATCCCGTTCAAGGTGGTGGGTGTATTTACTGATCCAGGAGGTGATCGGGATCTTAACCGTGTTTATATTCCCATTTCCACGGCACAGCGTGTTTTCAACAGGGGAAACAAGATCAACCAGATCTCGCTGACCGTCAGCGATGTGACCATTGAACAGAGTAAGCAAACCGTGGAAACCATCCGCAGGGAGCTGAGCAAGCGTCATACGATTCATCCGGACGATAAACGGGCTTTGTTCATCTGGAACACCCTGGAGGAATACAAAAAATTTCTCAGCCTGTTTGCCGGCATACGGATGTTCATCTGGATCATCGGCATCGGCACCCTGATTGCGGGCATTGTTGGCGTGAGCAACATCATGATCGTGGTGGTGAATGAGCGCACAAAGGAAGTCGGCATCCGGAAGTCACTCGGGGCAACGCCCGGTTCCATCATCGGGCTGATCCTCCAGGAGTCGATTCTGATCACGGCATTTGCAGGGTATTTTGGGCTCATTGCCGGTGTTGGACTGCTGGAGATCGTTTCTCCCTATTTTGCGGACGGTGATAATTTTTTCAGGAATCCGGAGGTCGATTTAAGGGTGGCCCTGGTGGCAACCGGGATCCTGGTGCTGGCCGGTGCCCTGGCGGGCCTGATCCCTGCACGTAAGGCAGCGGCCATCAAGCCCATTGAAGCATTAAGGAATGAATAA
- a CDS encoding ABC transporter ATP-binding protein produces MISLKNIHKSYVTGTNSLHVLKGIDLEVREGELVAIMGSSGSGKSTLLNIIGMLDTYDEGDYRLEGQLIRNMSEKKVARFRNSHIGFVFQSFNLISFKNALENVALPLYYRNVSRKKRNQVAMKLLEKMGLAEWAEHMPNELSGGQQQRIAIARALVSKPKVILADEPTGALDSNTSFEVMDLFNEINQSGITILIVTHENDIAHRTGRIIRLHDGNIVTDEVNGVRQHQSIFQSLIS; encoded by the coding sequence ATGATTTCCCTGAAGAACATTCACAAATCGTATGTTACGGGGACCAATTCGCTTCATGTGCTGAAAGGTATCGATCTGGAAGTTAGGGAAGGTGAGCTGGTTGCCATCATGGGCTCATCCGGATCCGGCAAATCAACCCTGCTGAACATCATCGGGATGCTCGACACCTATGATGAAGGGGACTACCGGCTGGAAGGGCAACTGATCAGGAACATGAGCGAAAAGAAAGTGGCCCGTTTCCGTAACAGTCATATCGGATTTGTCTTTCAGTCGTTCAATCTCATTTCATTCAAGAATGCACTGGAGAACGTGGCACTACCACTTTACTACCGGAACGTAAGCCGCAAAAAGCGTAACCAGGTGGCCATGAAGCTGCTGGAAAAAATGGGGCTCGCGGAATGGGCAGAGCACATGCCCAATGAGCTCTCCGGCGGACAGCAGCAGCGCATTGCCATCGCGCGTGCACTGGTCTCCAAACCGAAAGTGATCCTGGCCGATGAGCCGACAGGGGCACTTGATTCGAACACATCCTTTGAGGTGATGGATCTTTTTAATGAGATCAACCAGTCGGGAATCACGATCCTGATCGTCACGCACGAAAATGACATTGCACACCGGACCGGCAGGATCATCCGGCTTCACGACGGGAACATCGTGACCGATGAAGTGAACGGTGTACGCCAACATCAGTCCATTTTCCAGTCTTTAATTTCCTGA
- a CDS encoding FISUMP domain-containing protein has protein sequence MKRLLLFVSLSIISFTIAAQVPQAFNYQAVLRESSGVLIQDQQVQMRMSILLGSADGNTVYSETHTCTTNNFGQVNPAIGTGTAETGDFSQIDWTSGTYFLKTEVDPEGGSNYTNMGITQLLAVPYALQSTSAASLPSMTTQQRDAIQNPVSGMTINNLTTNCLNYYVNERWYEICGNCTPLPTAANAGPDQLNLTDTTAILAGNVPVNGTGIWTVVSGNGGSIDDPLNPSSAVHGTAGTTYQLKWTISTPCGSSEDEVIIGFSAIQSCQGIPVVNYAGQTYHTVQIGTQCWLKENLNVGSWINSTVSGFQQANNGIIEKYCYNNLPENCNVYGGLYEWPEAMQYATSEGAQGICPDGWHIPTVQEWNDLITHLGGSSVAGGKLKSTGNLEEGSGLWKSPNEGATNESGFTAFPAGDRSNSLGYFYGIGYDCYYWASSQIDENDAGYLFLNYDYPNSYLPILSKDNGFSLRCIRNN, from the coding sequence ATGAAAAGACTTCTTCTGTTCGTTAGCCTGTCCATCATTTCCTTTACCATTGCTGCCCAGGTACCGCAGGCCTTTAATTACCAGGCTGTCCTTCGCGAATCCTCCGGAGTGCTGATCCAGGATCAGCAGGTTCAGATGAGGATGAGCATTTTACTGGGATCAGCCGATGGGAATACCGTCTACAGTGAAACCCATACCTGTACTACGAACAATTTCGGGCAGGTCAATCCTGCCATCGGAACGGGTACGGCTGAAACAGGTGATTTTAGTCAGATCGACTGGACATCCGGGACGTACTTTCTGAAAACGGAGGTGGATCCTGAAGGTGGTTCGAATTATACCAACATGGGAATCACTCAATTGCTGGCCGTTCCTTATGCGCTGCAATCCACTTCTGCGGCCAGCCTTCCCAGCATGACGACTCAGCAACGCGATGCCATCCAGAACCCGGTGAGCGGGATGACGATCAACAACCTGACCACGAACTGCCTGAATTATTATGTCAACGAAAGATGGTACGAGATCTGCGGCAATTGCACGCCTTTGCCCACAGCGGCCAATGCCGGCCCTGATCAGCTCAACCTGACCGATACAACCGCGATCCTGGCAGGAAATGTGCCTGTAAATGGCACGGGCATATGGACAGTGGTGAGCGGAAACGGAGGATCGATCGATGATCCATTGAACCCGTCGAGTGCAGTTCATGGCACGGCAGGTACAACCTACCAGCTTAAATGGACCATATCCACTCCTTGTGGCAGTTCAGAAGATGAAGTCATCATTGGTTTTTCAGCAATCCAATCCTGTCAGGGCATCCCGGTTGTGAACTATGCAGGACAGACCTATCATACGGTACAGATCGGTACCCAATGCTGGCTCAAGGAGAACCTCAACGTGGGCAGCTGGATCAACAGTACTGTAAGCGGATTTCAGCAGGCAAACAACGGCATCATCGAGAAATATTGCTACAATAACCTTCCCGAGAATTGCAACGTATACGGAGGACTTTATGAATGGCCCGAAGCGATGCAATACGCGACATCCGAAGGTGCACAGGGAATCTGCCCGGATGGATGGCACATACCCACTGTGCAGGAATGGAACGATTTGATCACCCACCTGGGAGGTTCATCTGTTGCCGGTGGAAAGCTCAAGTCAACTGGCAACCTGGAGGAGGGATCAGGCCTGTGGAAGTCGCCCAACGAGGGTGCAACCAATGAAAGCGGATTCACTGCTTTTCCTGCAGGTGACCGCAGCAACAGCCTGGGATATTTCTATGGCATAGGCTATGATTGCTATTATTGGGCATCCTCACAGATTGATGAAAACGACGCAGGATATCTGTTCCTGAACTACGACTATCCCAACTCCTACTTACCCATACTGAGCAAGGATAACGGATTCTCTCTCCGCTGCATAAGGAACAACTGA